Below is a window of Patescibacteria group bacterium DNA.
GAAATCGCTCGCGGGCGCGCCGGACTTTTCGTCGAGATATGCAAGCAGGGCGTCGATCGGCGTCTCGAACGCCGGCCGCACCAAACCCGCCCCGCCGTCCAAAGGTTCGAGGCCGGCGTTGATCGCGTAAGAAACCGACGTGGCGATGGCGACCTTGTCCCAGAACGCCAAAGCGGCCGTAAGCGCGCCGACCGGCCGGAGCGCCAGGGTCAAAGGGATGCCATAAGTGAAGCGTGCCGCCTCGGGCAGGACCTCGCCGAGTTTAGCGGCCTGTTCGCTGGCCGATTCGCGATATTGGCAGGGCATAATATAGATCGACCCTGCGCCGACCCCCAGGTCCTGCATCGCCTGGCGGCAATTCGACAAGGCTGCAGCCCGTGCGGCCGGCAGAAAAAATTCGCGCCAGCCACCTCGCGCGAGCGGCGCTGCGGCCGCGAACTGGCGATCGGCTGCCAGATAGAGACGGTCGAGTTCCGCCAGGTCAGCGGCGCTGACGACGATCTTCTTTCCCCCGACAGTCAGCGACCCGGTCGCTTTCTGGTCGCGCGCGACCTTGCGGACTTCCTTGAAGATCTTTTCCAGTCCGGCCTTGTAGGCGGTCAAGACTGCCCGCAATTCCTTGGCGGTTTCCGGGACCCGCTCCAGAGCCGCAGCCACGGCGTCGCCGGCCGAAGCCAGATGCAGCGCAGTATACGCTCCTTTCGGCAATTGGCTGTCGACCTCCGGCAGCGCCATGATCCGGACGTCCGCGATCTCCTGGGAAGTATATACGATCAGCTGATCGATCCCGTCCGAAGGTCGGACCTCGACAACTCTGAGGCTGATCGTCTCCGCAACCGAAAGACCACTGCTGTCAAAAAGCGGCGGCACCATGAACTCGGCCCGGTCGTCCGCCAAAACCACTGCCGGAGCCAGGAGTGTCGAACCGTCGGCGCGCGCGATGACGGCGGCAACGGCTGATTCCTCCGGCTGGTAAAAAGATCCCCTGGCGGCAACGATACTGAACGGCTGGAGCTCTTTTTGATCCAGCGTGATGCTCAGGCCCTCGGGGCTCGGAAAAGCCTTCCAGAAAGTATAACCGACGGCCGTGCCGAAGACGAACAGCAGGAATAGAACGCCGAAAAGCTTGCGCATATTGGAATTATTTTTTCTTCGCTGCCGCCTGACGCAACCAGCCGACCAATGACCTCATCCCGGCGCCCATGAAGATCAGGCCGTTACCAACGAAAGCGATGAACAGCAGCAAAAAACCTATGAGGAACATCACACCATAGGGCATGCCGATGGTCCTGACCTCTTCGAGCAGCGCCTGGCCGGCGGCATAACCGATGTAACCGTAAAGATCGGTTCCCAGGGTCGACGGACCGGCCGCGAGCGTCTCCACCTGTTGTCTGATCCAGCCCGTCAGTAGCGCGCCAGGCAGCGCGCCGATGAGCAGCGCTATTCCAGGACTGACCAATTGTCCGAAACCGCTGCTGAACCTGATCACGCCGATGAGCATGAAGAAAGCGAAACAGAGGATGTAGGGATAGATGTCGTTGAACAGCTTGTGATTCTTCTCGGATAAGAAACCAAAAACCCCGACACCGCCCTGTGCCTTCATGGCCGCGGCCGCTGCCTCGCTTTCAGCGACGCGCTTCAGGCCGGCCTCGCCGTCCTCCCAGATCGGTTCGCCGACCTGGCGAAAAAGGAACAGCCGAACCTCGCGCGGCGTCAGGCCGATAAGATCCGATTCTCTGACCTTGACCGCGAGACCCGAAAATGGCTTCATTTCCTCGCCGCCTGACTTGCTGAGAGCAACGCGCAAAGAAGCCACATCAGTTTCGTCATCAAGTCCCTTGGGACTCGCCAGCGCGGCAAAGACGTGAGCCGACAACCCGACAACGGTTTCCTCGTCCGTGTACTGGGCCGCAGTGTAACAAAACAGACCGGCCATGGCCGAAAAGACGAATAAAATTCCGTACAGCCATTTGAGGTCAGTGCGCCAGCATTTAGCCGGGGTTTTCGGATCCTGAGGTGTTTCTTTGCCGAACATAGACGCGCCGCTGACCGATCAAGGCAGCAATAAAATAAATATCCTTATCGTCATTTTATCATATTTATAACCTATTCCGTCTGTCCCATCAGTCGCAGCAATTCTTCCAGGCACTCCGGCAGCGCGTACCAGCCGCCCGAACCGTTCAGGTGACCGCCATTCTTGATGAGCGTCAGCCTGGCGTCCAGCGCCCGGGATAATTTCTCCGCCTGCGCCAGCGGCACCACTTGGTCGTTATCGCCGTGGATCACGGCGCACGGACCGATCCGGGATCTGATCAGGGCGAAATCGAAAGGCGCGGCCAAAAAATCGCCGCCCTTCGGATTCGCGGTCGGCTCGCAGGGACCGGATACGAACACAGCCCCGGCCAGCGCACGGGCGCCGGCCGACTCCAGATACCGCAGGATCGCCGGAACTCCGAGGCTGTGGCCGACCAGATACAATTCGTCCTGGCCGTTCCGGTCAACGTGCCGGGCGATCTCGCCGACCCACTCGGCGAGTACTGGTTCTTCCGGACTCGGCATCGAGAGCGCGCAGGCATAGATATCCCGCTTCTGCAGTTCGCCCATGAGCCAGGGACGCCAGCCGCCGTTCGGCGACCCTCCGAGGCCGTGGATGATGAAGACTTTTTTCATAGCGCTGGCGAATGTTCAGTCAGCCGATCTATGGCTGAAAAAGTTCCGCCGGAATGAAACGGGCCGTTTTCACTTCCGGAAATTGTTTGGCCGTCGACTCGATCTGCGCCCAGAGGATGCCGACGCGGCAGGAGCCGCCGCCGGTGCGGTTGTTCGGATCCACGAATTCCAGGGTCAAAACGCCGCTCTTCAGGTTCGCGCTCCGAAGCTCCACGCCGGCCAGCGGAAATTCCGTAGTGATCCCGGCCGCCCTTTCCGCATCGGTCAGCCCACCCTTGAGCAGCAGCCGGATCGTGTCCTGGATCGGCGTCTTGGTGACCGGAATTCGCCGCTCGACAGCCACAAGGCCGGCCCGGCTGCACTGGATGTTGCCGGCCGCGTCCCGATCCCGCGACGGGTCGTAGCGATAAAGTTTGACAGCACGCGTCTCTCCGACCTCGACCGCGAAGTGCACCGGCAGCCGCACCTCATCGGCATTCTCCGGCAAACCGGACGGATTGTCTTTCACGAGCACCAGCGTTCCGGTCGCGGTCGCCGGCGGTTCGAAAACCAAAGAAACCGCGAAAGGAACGAATTCCCCGGTCATCCAATCCCCTTGCGCCTGCGCCGGAACGGCCGCCAGCAATTTGCCGTTCGCGTCGAAAAGTTTCACCGGGAACGAAGCCTCGAAATACCAGCTGCCACGCGCTTCGCCCAGGACCACGAGCGGACTCGCGACCGCTGCGTCCGGCTGGGGACTCGCCACGCGGATCTTGTCCTGATGGGCCGCGAGCTGGTCAGCTGACTTCGCCACGACCAGAACGACCGACTCCGCCGACACGTCGCTCGCGGACACCGCGTAATCTCCGGCCGCACCAGTCAGACCGCGGACCGTGCCCAGAACCACTTCCATCTCGGTCGTCAGCATTCCTCCCCGGAGCCGCAGGATCGGAGCCAGCTCGCCCTGCCAGATGCACTGGACGCCAGCCGGACAACGCGAGTCATTGATCGCCTCCAGCCGCACGGTCAGACCATCGCCGTAGACGATCGACGCACCGACAGTCAGAAGTTTCCC
It encodes the following:
- a CDS encoding alpha/beta hydrolase is translated as MKKVFIIHGLGGSPNGGWRPWLMGELQKRDIYACALSMPSPEEPVLAEWVGEIARHVDRNGQDELYLVGHSLGVPAILRYLESAGARALAGAVFVSGPCEPTANPKGGDFLAAPFDFALIRSRIGPCAVIHGDNDQVVPLAQAEKLSRALDARLTLIKNGGHLNGSGGWYALPECLEELLRLMGQTE
- a CDS encoding Gmad2 immunoglobulin-like domain-containing protein, translating into MRKIIFIVTLAAIFGLAGFGCVRTPEPAVKDQDQPAAAESAVAVWGEGKLLTVGASIVYGDGLTVRLEAINDSRCPAGVQCIWQGELAPILRLRGGMLTTEMEVVLGTVRGLTGAAGDYAVSASDVSAESVVLVVAKSADQLAAHQDKIRVASPQPDAAVASPLVVLGEARGSWYFEASFPVKLFDANGKLLAAVPAQAQGDWMTGEFVPFAVSLVFEPPATATGTLVLVKDNPSGLPENADEVRLPVHFAVEVGETRAVKLYRYDPSRDRDAAGNIQCSRAGLVAVERRIPVTKTPIQDTIRLLLKGGLTDAERAAGITTEFPLAGVELRSANLKSGVLTLEFVDPNNRTGGGSCRVGILWAQIESTAKQFPEVKTARFIPAELFQP